The stretch of DNA ACATACATCAGGGAGAGGTTCTCCAGGAGACCTAGATGGAGGTTCCTTCTGGAGCTGTCCCATCCCTGCCTCATTTCCAACAGTCAGCAGCAGGAGCGGCATCagtcattttgcaaaaaaagccCTCCGTTCATCTGGGTGTTGCCTTCTTGCATGCACTCTGCAAGGCGGCTTGGCAGGGGCTGCTTCATGCCCTTCCCTGTCTCTGAGCATCTCCTCCCCATGTCATGTTCCCAGTGTCTTCAGCCCAGCGCTGTGATTTCTCGGCCTAATGAGCcatttatatatattacaaGTGGTATGTTTGGCCTTCATCAGTCCAATTAGTGCATTCCTGGAGGGCTGGAGAAGGGGGGGTGGCGGCTGCGTTTCCGTATTGCCggctccctgctcctctccgGCGGCAGACACTGAACCGCCAGGCCAAATTCCCCTCAGTGTTTGCGGTGTTTCGTTAACCCACCCGCTGCAGGAGGCATCTCCAGAGCATCgctgctccagcatccccagcagcccatGCTCTGGGGCAGCATCTCTTTGTTGACAAGCAGGGGCACTCCAGCTCTTGCCCAGAAGGCGGAAATCAACATGGGGCAGAGGGGGGCCACACAGCTGGGGTCACCGCTTCTCTTAGCCACAGCCCAAGCCAAAATGCAGGGGGACAGAGccacagctggggagggactcCTATTTGCCTCCAACCAGAGGGGCAAAATCTTAATGAGGGGATGAGGAGGCAAGCAGAAAGAGGGAAGACCGCAGGAGGCAGTGGCAAGGGTAGATTTAAGGCACGAGAGTGtcactatattttatttttcaaaggagaaTTCTTTCAGCGTATTTTTATAGGGAATTTCTCTGCAGCAATTGATATTTCCCTCAGGGACACATCTTCTCTAGTGAAAACGTCGACATCATGACCCGAGAAGGAGAAactccaaacaaacaaccagGATTTAATTACCAGCCTACTCACTGGATGTAAATGATCTATGAAAAAGTACACAGTcctcagcagaagcagcaaatattAACCAGGGATGATGACCTCTCTGTTTAGTTTACTGCTGGAGGGCTGTCTCTGCTCCCTGTGGCTCAGGGCATGGGACCCGTCAGAGATAAGGGGCCATGGATACCTTTGGTGACGAGACCACAGCTCTCCCGGGCCTCATCCTGCCACTCCAGGGCTGTATCCAGGGATGCTGGAGGCAATGTTGGGGCTGACCCCATGGCAGGAGCATCCTCATGCCGAGGCACAGGGCACTGGGGAGGTTTTCCCGCACTTCAGTGATGCTGTGCTGTGGGTCCTGCACTGGAGAGGGATGGGAGCTCACATGGTGGCTCGTATTGTCCCTGCAGAGGTGACAGCCACCAGCCTTGCACAGAGGATTTGGCTGGAAATTGCTCCTTCCCACAGCTTTCcttaagaaaaagcagtttctgcagaaaaggctgCGTGCTGCACACTTGCACAGCCAAGACTGCCTGTTAGGGCTGAAATGCTGTTTCCCTTCATTTTTGGGGATGACACTCCGGTTTTTCAGTCTGAAACACTACTTCATTTCATAACAATCtttctttcagatttaaaaGAGATTCTAAAGCACCACAGTATATTTCAAAGGAATTGAAACCAGATGGATCCcaaattccttgttttccttttttttttttcagaacgttgtttcacaaaaaaaaaaaaataataaaaaattcaatTGGGTATTTGTCCCAATGTGGGGCGCgtgttttttctccaaattcTCAAAATTTATCATCGGaaagtctctctcttttctggCCAGCTCCAGCTTGTATGAGAGGATGGAAAATATCTGGAGGCAATGTCAAGGCATGCTGTGTTGCCATTTCCATGTTGGCTTTCCCTGGTGTGAGTGAGTTTCCGCCTGCTTGTTCAGCCCTGGGAAATTTCCCTTACAGCCCCagaccctccccagcaggcaCATCCCGAGGTTCTCCAGGAGACAGGGATGCAGCTGAAGGAGGATCTCACCTCGCTGAGGCCACACAAACCAGGGACAGCATTGCAACACCTCTGGGACCCCATGGGTCCCCAGGCAGGCGGCTGTTTTCCCTAGGCATGGGCTGAGGGACTGCACACTTCATCATGGCCTCAATAGCATTGGCTTGGCATGAGCAGCGGTGGGCTGGCGGGTGGTGTTCATCACATTCCTCAGTCTAGGGGTTATTCATATCCAAATCTCCTGGGGGAAACCAGCTGGGAGAGGTTGTGGATGAGACAGGAGCTGGGGATGAGATGTGCAGGAGAAGGAGATGGGGTCAATGCTGAAATGGCTCTGGAGAAAAtgccaaggaaaaaagaagggagggggtttccaggaaaaaacagatgGTTTTACAGGGATTACAGTGCTTTAAGGCACAGGCAAGGCTGTGCTTTAAAGAGATGCACATAGAGACTAGTGAGCATGCTGGCATGCCAGCAGGGCACACTGGCTCATTGGTCACCTCCTGTAGACCTCTGGGTGAGTGGCTCCGGGCCAAACAGTGCCTGGCAGTGCAAGTCTAGAGCCAGATAGGGACCCTGGGTGGCAGGGACAGGACTGAGTTTGTCCAAGCCAGCCCAGGAGAAAGAAACACCACCTAAattacagctgctgctttgagctGGTGCAAAATCGATGAGCAGGGGCTCCTCTGGCATCCCAGCACCCTCCCAGTAGTGCTTTCatgcagatgctgctgcctAGATCAGCATTTGGGCCAAGGGAGGAGGTGAGGGGGAACATTTCAGGTACAGACAGCTCTGAGTGGTAATGACACAGCCCAGGGCTGATTTTCACACCTCTTCTTCCCCACTGCCTGCCCACATCCTCACCCCACCTTCCAAACAGGCTCCCTCCCTGCATCCTCCCTTTACACCCCCCTCTTCAGCTCCTCCCTACATCCCTGATGCTACCTGCTCTCAGCATCCGCTTCAGAGCGTGGCCTCCGGCAGAGCGAGCAGACCCGAGTCCCTGTGTTCATTTTGCAGAAATCATGTAACTGCTTTACAGCATTAACAGCATCTCACAGAGCTGGAGCAGTGGGAGTCACACCTGCCATGCTCTGAGCACCCCCAGGGTCACACTTGGCTGCAGAAAGTGAGGTGAATGCAGCGGGAATGACTGGAACATGCTGTTTCAAAGATACCTTGGGAAGAGCTGAGGCAGCACGAGGCTCAGCAGGATGGGGCACCAGGGGGCCAAGGCTGCATCCTTAGGCTGTGGCCATCAAAGGCAGCCGGACAGGCAGCCTGCCCCACGGAGACACTGCTGAGCCCCggcaggggacaggctgggcaAGCACAGACGTGAGCTCTCTGAGGCCGACTATGACTCCAAGCCCAGCATGTCCTCCTCCAGCAAAGCACCACAGCCCCTCCGGGCTTGCAGACACCTGCGCCCTGCCAAGCGCTCACCCATTCTTTCTGCTAACAGATTGAAGCTGAGGACCAGGAGCTGGCAACCTTCTGCGGCAGGGAGACAACGGACacagagcaggctcctggcCAGCAAGTGATCCTGTCCCCAGGGCCCTACATGGGGCTCACATTCCGGTCTGATTTTTCCAATGAGGAACGCTTCACTGGCTTCGATGCCCATTACACCGCTGTGGGTAAGCAGCAGTTAAGCCTGCAGGACCATCTTGCTAAAGTAGCATAACAGATTTGCTAGGGTACACCCCAGGCCAGCCCTGGGAACCCTAGCAAGAGAAATCCTTGTGTGCATCCCTTGGGCCATATGGGACTCGCTGCATGCTGAGGTGACCCACCACATGGGACAACTAATTTCTCAGTGCTGTGGCAAATGCCCCCACGAGGAGTGGTGTGTGGAGGGCTGCAGAGTGACCTCCCTTCCTTGTTATCTCCATCCTAGATGTGGACGAGTGCCTGGAGAAAAGCGATGAGGAGCTGGCATGTGACCACTACTGCCACAACTACATCGGCGGGTACTACTGCTCCTGCAGGTTCGGCTACATCCTCCACTCCGACAACAGGACCTGCAAAGGTACCACCCAGGCACAGCTCAGATGTGAGGATGGTCACACAGAAGGGTCCCTGCCTGGGCAACAGACGTACCAAACACAGGCAGAATTGCCTTCTTTTGCTGCCAGGAGGGATGAGGTGCCTCTTCCCCTATAAACCAGTAGCCTGGGACTGGAGAGTGCCCAAGGCCTGCAGTCCTCTTGTATGGGAAGGAGATGTGGTTTCTCCCATGGGCTGTGCTCCTCAGCTAAGCTCTATAGAACTCCTCAAgtcagagaaattaaaaagtttaGTCTCTGCTCTGAATCTGCATCACGTAGATAGCAGGGATTATCCCTCAGCCCAGGACCTCTATGCCACAGGCATATTTGGAGGTTGGCTGTGAGGTTCTCCTTGGTCCACGGACACAGCCAGCAGACCCCACTCCACCGGGAGGGCTCCTGAGTGCGGCTGGGGTTGGGATGTCGCTGGCAGGGCCCTGACAGAGCCATGGCTGTGTTTCAGTGGAGTGCAGTGACAACCTCTACACCCAGAGGAGCGGGGTGGTCGCCAGCGCCGACTTCCCCAGCCCCTACCCCAAGAGCTCAGACTGCCTGTACCGCATTGAACTGGAGGAGGGTTTCTTCATTACCCTGAACTTCGAGGACAGCTTTGATGTGGAAGACCACCCTGAGGTGACCTGTCCTTATGACTACATCAAGGtgagctgggctctgcacaCTCTTCCTGTCCGGCTCTCCTGTCATTTCCCCAGTGTCCTGGTGATGGGACCAAAATTGCCCTGGTCTAAACAGGGCTGATGAAGCCAACAGGAGCCCTGTGCTCAACTGACCCCGTGTCCCTTACCATGTCTGGTTTTGACCCTCTCAGCCGATAGTGACACTCTTTCAGTTCGCTTCCCCCCCAGCTCATGGTGCTTAAGCCCTGCTGACCCCACTGAAGCCCCATCCATTAGCCTCAGGGTGAAGTGATCCTCAGGGATCAAAGATCCCCCTTAAATCTCCCCTTCCTCTTCACCTCTGCAGATCAAAGCTGGCCATAGGGAGTTTGGCCCTTTCTGTGGAGAGAAGTCCCCAGGACGCATCGAAACCCAGACAAACAGCGTGCAGATCCTCTTCCACAGTGACAACTCGGGAGAGAACAGGGGCTGGAAGCTGTCGTACACAGCAATTGGTAACTCCTGCTGTTGTCCTCTGTTTGCGGTGCTTGGGCAATGGGAAGAGCTTTATAAACCCTTTATAAACATTGTGGAGACCGTGACTTTGGTGGTCCATGATCTTGTCTCCAGAAAGGGTCTGCCAGAAATGACAAGAGGAGAGGAATAAAGTAACACGGAGCCCTCCCTTCaaaggatgctttttttccctatgcCAGATGGACattgcaaagcagagctgttttgGGCAGGATAATTGCACAAGCTACTGTTATTAGCTGTCAGCTTTGTAAGGCCCAAAGCCAGGGTATTACAGACTGGAGGAAAGATCTGGAGCCTCCACTCCTAGAAGAGCCTGGCTGAGCCATGCCAGCGTCAGCTAATGGcaagaggcagggcagggatgctcagACTCTGCTACGTGGACTGGGTGTCAGAGCTGGGATTCTACATTTCCTCCATTTATTCAGCTGAGTTTTGGTttgcttcatttgctttttattcaaaGGAAACCCGTGCCCACTGGTGCAACCACCGATCAATGGGAAAATCGAGCCTTCCCAAGCCAAGTACACCTTTAAAGACCAGGTTGTCATCAGCTGCAACACAGGATACAAAGTACTGAAGGTATGGGGTGATGGTGTGGAGCTGGGCACCTGGGTAGGAAAGGGGATATCCTTCCTCCCAAAGTTCTGGGACAGTGAACACAACCCAAACACCATCCTTATCCCTTTCCCAGGGGCAAGGAAAAAGCCTCCTCTGACAGCCACCAACTTTCCTTTCCAAAGACACAGGGGAAGAGATGAGATGGCACTTTCCCAAGCCATCCTCTCAGCATCcctccacagccagccagctcaCAGGATGCCAAGCTTGGCACCTCTGCCAGAGAAAAAGCCAGCAAAAGCCCCAGGGGagctgccagggctctgcctgctcctcaccTTGGCAGGAGCTGGCTCAGCTacccaggcagccctgcagatGCCAGCCTCCACAAACCAGAAGGTCCTTTGGGACTTTGGGATAGCTCCACCAAGTTAAGGGGACTGGGATTTTGGCAGGCCCTTTCCAGGAAACAGCTGAGAGCCACAGGGAGTGCGGGTGACTCACAAGGTGGCTGTCTTCCCTCCAAACCAGTAGCCCACTTTGACTTCAGACATGGACCTGGCTATTTCTCTGATCTCCTCCCAACCTCATCCTTCAtgcagagctgcctcctctACCCATCCCAACACCTAGAACAGGAATAAATGACCCCAGTTCCTTTGCATTCAGCATTGCCACTGAATTTCTGGCAGCAAGAAAACTCTTCAAGTTTTTCATTATGATTTAATTGCAATTTTTAGCTAGAAAAGTCCTCTTCCAGGGGCTCTGGATATATCTTGGCAAAATCACCAAGAAACTGATTATTTTATGGAGAGATTAACTTCCTTGTCTTGTACATTAATGGTGGATTTTTTGCTGGCATCTTCTGCACAGGATAACCTGGAAAGCGACTCCTTCCAGATCGAGTGTCTAAAGGATGGGACATGGAGTAACAAGATCCCTATCTGCAAAAGTAAGGAcacccttccctgccctgccaatgttcttttcctgctgaaatcatTTCATGCTAAAGAGAGCTGCCCTGCCAGACTAGAGTTCCTTACTCAGAGACACAAACCCAGCCAGAGAGACTACATAACTGCAAAGCTCTTTTGGCTCATTCTTGGATAACATAACGGGGCTCGCTCCAAATGCCACAAGCAGGAGGTTGGTGCTTTTATTTAGATTACTCATGTAACTTGATTTGAGAGCCATTTGGCTGTCTCCCTGTCAAAGAAAGAGCAAGCCTGGCTCTTGAGAGCTAGCTGTGTTGGATAAATCTGGGACAATTTGGGGTAATCTAGTTCCTGGTCCAAGTTTCCTTCCCAATGGAGGCTACTAAGACCCAGGGAATTAGACAGGTCCCAGGTAACAGCCTAAACTGGGCGCTGCTCAGCTAAgtggaaggggagagaaaagtTGCCCAAAtatttacaaacattaaaacaggagaaaaggggagaagaaaggagatgcCATTTGAAAGGACAGGTGACAATTTGCATCATCTCTTCTTTCATCTAACTCAGCTCCTCTCTCAGCTCAGGCTTGGGAGATGTACCTGATAAcaccttctcccttccccccaaaCACCCTCGGCCCTCAGGGAGGCTCtcactgctgctcagcctgctgTAAGGCTGGTccagagaggagaaaagcagcaaacacacCCAGAGAAGGTCCCAAGACCTTCCAGGAGAGGCAGGACAAGATGCTCTCAAGGGATGTTGGGATCCAGGCTCTTCCCATCTGGGCagatcctttttcttttaatgatacTGTGGATATTACCTTAGAAGAGTATTTCTGGAGTTATAATTCATGTTTTTTCACTCAAAATGGAAACTGGGAGGCTCTCAGACCTGCTAAATAGATCCATATTTGAAAAGGCTCTTTAGAAAGTGTGGGGTCAGTGATGCCTCTGCCCTGCCAAGGATCTCACCACTCCTACAGCTCTCACTATTATGTCCCATTGATTTCATCCAGCCTGAACAGCAATCAGATAAAAATTGACATTGTgtaggaaaaaagagcaaaaatctaggaaaatatttttaacccCCAAAGGTATTTTTTGgagaaaattgaaataattacCTGCATTATTCCAGCCACGCTGGAACTGATCCCTTCTTGTGTGATATGACTCACTACACTaaatttttaagactttttttggAAAGGCAAGAAGCCCCTAAATGGGCAATTCAAGCCTCCAAACTGCAATGCTCCTCACCTCCCCAGGATTTCTGGGAGAGGCAGGGCACAAGCAAGAACGGTTTTAGAAAGCGGTgcagaaaatagaaaacttCGCGGCCAAGGTGGATAAAATCCAGCTCCATGGCCTGGCAAGGCTAAACGCAAAGCCGCGATGGCTTCTGCCAGCCActgtccccaggctgccccagccaAGCAAAGCGAGCAGGTCCCTGGCACAGCCATGGCTCTGCCAGCATCCACGGCACCCCGGCACAGCTCGCTGGGCACTCATTAATGATTTCTGGTGTTTTGGGGGCTGGGTTTCCTGCATGCCTCTCTCTGCTCATCTACTAATTGggctttctctctctgctctcctccttcccctctgctttcGGTGCAGCTGCAGATAGAGCCGACAACCAGACAGAGGGAACAGCCGGCTCGGAGCAAGTGGCCGCGTGAGGCTGGcaccggccgcgccgccccgaCAGGCAGCCTGTCTCGATGCCCCTCTCTGATCTGTCCGGTACCCAGGGCAGGTCGCCTTTGCCCCTGGCCTGGCTGCCAAATTCATCTCCGTGGCTTGTCTAACTGGCATGGCACTGTTAACCCCCCTGCGCCTGGTGCTTTCTTAACTCCGTCTcgagaagggggaaggaagtCTGGAGCCCAGCCCCACTTCCCCGCTGTCACGCCGCCCCACGGGAAGGGTGCCTGCCTGGCCCCGGCGCTGCTGCCTGGGGACCACGTGCTGCCGCCAGCTCCCGGCACGTCCTCCGCATCCCTCCCTCTCCGCTCGGATGCCTCGGCGGACTCGGCTCCCCCTCCAAGGCAGCGATTGCGCAAGGAGCGCGGCATGGCTGCCTGTTGGTCGGTTGGTTGGTTGGATTCAGCCTCCTGTTGCCCTTCCTCCCTGGCCCAGCGTCACAAATAAGAAAcactccttcctctcctctctcccagaGTCCTGGTGCCTTTCAGACCCTGTGGGCAAGGAGGCATGCAGGATGGGCTGGCATTACCAGCCCTTGCCTCCAGTCACTGAGCCATGGCACTGGCACAGGGGGATGGAtgctcctctgcctcccctttGCTCCCCACTGCTGGCCTAGTGGAGGTGAGGACGGGCTGGCCTCAGGCTGATGACAGCTGAAGGAGGCCAGAGCCCAGTGTCTGGCCCCATTCGTGTCCCCAAGAGCCCAGGGCATGCACTCAAGAACCCCCAAAGGCATCAGAGGCTTCACTGGGAGGATGCAGGGATGTGGACCAGATacttgggagaggaggaggatgatgtGCATGCTGGGGAGCTTGGTCCACTTCTGTTCCTGCAAGGATGGAGATGCTAAATGGCCCCTTTCCTGAGGGAAAAGTCTGGAAAGGCTCACAGCACAAACTCCCTCCCCTCACCCTTTCAGCAGGTCCTGGGACACTGGTAGGGCAACACCTCTGTGTAAGAGCCCGTTCTCCAGGCATACAGCCTGCCCCAGGCCTGGGGGACAcacagggtgggggtgggctgTACCATGGCCAGTGgatgctgccctgcagccatgAACAACCCCAGAGAAGACATGCAAGCCAGGCTGGTCTCCCAACATCCATTCCCTCCTTCCTGCAAGCCCCAGCATCCTCCAGCACCTTATAAAGGTCCCACAGTTGCTGGCACCATGGTACAGGAATGCTGTGCACCCAAGCACAATGGGAAGAGGGCAGGAAAGCTCAGGCCAGCCAGAGaccccccagggctggtgaGAGGGGTCTGTGTCCTCTCCTTTGCCCCTCTGCAAGGCACAGGTACCCAGAATCTCCACCCAACCTGGCTGCACCCACACACCCATCTCATCACCACCTAAAGGGAGTGGAGGGGACCCTAGTGAACAGTGAGCTGCAGCGTTTTGCCATAAACAAGGcttttttctgccaggcagctaGGCAGCCCTTAGCATTGGTACATCTGGTGTGTCAGCTACCGCAGATTCTCTCTTTGTTAGCCCGGATCGCTGCATGAGGAGTTAGGGTTCCTGTCCTCACCCCCTTCCCATCCTGGAGCACACGGAGACCCACAGATCTCACACCATCCCTGATCCACAGGACCTGCTTTCTTCAAAGTCACCCATCCCCTACTCAGCCTCTCATCCTAAATGTGGCAGAGCGCAGCTCCGCAGCACTGCATTTCCTAGCAGGATCAGACCCcggtccctgccctcccctgggGCAGGTTCCCCAGGACGGGACACAGCAACACCCGAGTGTTCTGTGAGCTGCCTACATGGCAGGGAGGTGCAGCTCCCACAGGGTGAATCCTGGCTTTGGCAGATGAACCACCTCACAGTCTGGAGTCCTTCCTGGGGTGAGTGGCACCAGACCAGTCCAAGGAACAAGCTGGGAGAGGAGGTTGTTTTGAGAGAGCAGGGTGCTTTGCAGGATCTAGGGGAGAAAGGGGACCATGGGCAAGCCATGGGGGAAGGGCAACCACACCCTGGAaatccttctccttccttcagaCCCTGAAGCCACACCAGGGATGGGTGAAGCAGAGCCAAACCTGCCCATGTCCTGGGAGATGGAGCAGGTGGAGTCTCACCCGATGGTGCTGGCCTTCCCGCTGCCTGCAGACGAGCCAAGCCGCACTCTCAGTGTCCTTAATCTCCTGCTGTCACAGGACAACCAAGACCTAGGATTGCTCAGTCTGACCTGTAAATGCTTATCAGCACTGTTTGGTGAGCAAGATACAGTAGGAAGGATGGGGCCATGCCCTCAGCAAAGCCTTGTGCTTAGAGAAGCGCCTGTGATGTGAGGCGTAGGTTAATGAATCACCGCCTGCCTTTCCCTACCTACTCCTAAGGAATTCCAAGGCATACTCTGGGACCACCTCTCAACGGATCTCACCTGCCAGAGCAGGTTTCTTCCCCTCTCAAAGGTATAGCAGAGAGATCTCACACTAAACGAGTGCACAGGAGGGGCTCCCAGGACTGGAGTCTCCACCAGCATGAGGCGTGTTGGCCATATATTCTGTgggccagctgtgctgctggtgttcAGCCATGCCCCTCTGTACCCTGTCTCTGTAGGGTGGCTATGGTGGGGTTTCACGAGGCCAGGCTGCCCTGCCGGGGGACAGCCTCCTGCTGCCATCTGAGACCATGTCAGGCTCTGCCCCCTGCAGCGTCCTAGAGAAAGGGGATACAGGACTACACAGGCCCTTGCTCTGCCCCGTAGGACCACCAACACATGCCAAAGCCCAGTATCACCTGCCCACTGGCTGGCTGATCACCCCAAGAAACAGCATAGGGCTGAACCCCACTTCTGTGTTGGCTTTCAGTTGCTGACTGCAAAGCGCCGCTGGAGCTGGAGCATGGTTTTGTCACCTTCTCCTCCAGGAACAACCTGACCACCTACCAAGCAGCCATCCAGTACCACTGCCAGCACCCCTACTACCACATGGCTCCCAACAGCACCGgtgagcagtggggctgggccgTGTCCCCACGGCAcggtgtgggtgggtgtgtagccatgtgtgtgtgcatttgcaAGTGGGGGGAACTTGGGATGGCCGCTCTGGGATGCTCTGCAAGCAGCAGGCTATGGATTTCACCTGCACACATCATACCCTGCGTCTGCACTGCCTGGATTATCAGACTGGCCGCATCCTGCTCTGTAACAAGGTAGGATGGACTTTTCACAGCCTCAGCAGATCAGTGTGGTTGTTCTGCTCTCTGCCTTCTTACCCTGCCATCTACTACCTGCAGCATATGAAATTTTCTGTGTCTCTCTGaaagttgctgctgctggagagagcACCAGGTCCAGTAGCCTCAGAAAGGGTTCCACAAGGCTCCCCATCCTAGCACCCAAACGTCCAGTATAACCAAAGCTGAACAGATAGCAGCGGGAACATGGCAAACTGAATTTCCCCCTTATCCCCTCAGTCCAGAACCACAGAGACACCACAAGGTGCTTTGCCAAGCACCACTGGTCTCTACACCCTTCAGACCCAGCTCTGGGGGCAGAAGCAGTGTGCACACACCCCAGCTCTTCTTCCTCATCCTCCCTCAGCAAGCAAAGCCAAAGGATTTCCTCAGAGTCCTGTCTCCCTGCTTTTATCCccctgcacagccaccagccctgtgcaTCTGGTTCCAGCACCCCTCATGCATTACCAGAACAGGCACTGGCAGAATTACTGGGgcggcagctgccagctgaggctgggggtgcagcacagccctccAGGCAACTCAAGGCAATGAAACCAAGGGTAGTGGTATGTCCCCTGCATGGGAACAGGGCTGCCAGGCCTGCCCCCCAGGAACGGAGAACAGAGAGTGTAAAAGGGAGATCCCGTCCTGCTCTGGAAAAGGGTTCAAAGGGTCCTGACAGCTGGACATCTCCTCGCTGCAGAAGACACCCCTCATACCAGGGCCACAGCCCAGCTAAATGCTTTGCTCTCTTCCAGCGACCTATACATGCGACGCATCAGGGGTATGGAGGAGCGAGGAGCTGGGGACCAAGCTGCCATCCTGCCGACCAGGTACTGGTGCTGGGGTGGCCAGTTCCCGCTGCAAGGCGTGTGAATCAGGGATGTATGAGGGTGGGAAAACCTCCATGCCTGACCTGACCTGCTTCTTCCCTAGGCAGGGACCCTGCTCCCTGCTGACAATGCCATATGCCTTGGCTATACGTATCCAACTGCTGCAATGTATGGCTGGGAGGGTGATGAGGACAGAGGCGTCCTGCTATCGCAGCTGGGCCAGACAGTCAGGGTGCAGTGGTGGCACTGAGCAGCAGTGATGCATGTCTCCCTGGCAGTGTAGGGCAGCAGTGGGGTCACAGCCATTCCAGCTGTCAGGGCTCCCCGAGCTCCCTGTTCCAGCAGACAAGGAAACCAGTagccccagggcagagcccacTGGCCATGTTCAACCCCCAGCATCACCAGAGAGAGCTCCAGCCAAGGGCAGAGAGCGTTACCTGCCCAGCACTCTGGCTGTCAGCTCCCATTAGCAGTGTGTCCCCATGCAGGAGCAATCAGCAACTCTCCAAGCCTTGCAGAAAAACTCAGCCGctttgcagggaaggaaaagtcCCAGGCCTTTGAGCAGTGGCAGAAATGTTTGCAGCCAGCAAGT from Falco peregrinus isolate bFalPer1 chromosome 12, bFalPer1.pri, whole genome shotgun sequence encodes:
- the MASP1 gene encoding mannan-binding lectin serine protease 1 isoform X2, with product MWGTAAGRGRRDLHGKCQTTPDAHTHRRTHAHKSPDRDKADSGALGRRQSRPSQTEQQSPVPNPPAKAPGGKMRCPLTWSFCALLLCTADAIELTDMFGEIQSPNFPDSYPSDSEVMWNISVPDGFKIKLYFMHFDLESSYLCEYDYVKIEAEDQELATFCGRETTDTEQAPGQQVILSPGPYMGLTFRSDFSNEERFTGFDAHYTAVDVDECLEKSDEELACDHYCHNYIGGYYCSCRFGYILHSDNRTCKVECSDNLYTQRSGVVASADFPSPYPKSSDCLYRIELEEGFFITLNFEDSFDVEDHPEVTCPYDYIKIKAGHREFGPFCGEKSPGRIETQTNSVQILFHSDNSGENRGWKLSYTAIGNPCPLVQPPINGKIEPSQAKYTFKDQVVISCNTGYKVLKDNLESDSFQIECLKDGTWSNKIPICKTADRADNQTEGTAGSEQVAA